Below is a genomic region from Raphanus sativus cultivar WK10039 chromosome 4, ASM80110v3, whole genome shotgun sequence.
GATACGATCTCAAAGAGATAGTTGCCCCTAGGACATCTGCGTACGTCAGCCAACAAGATTGGCACGTGGCAGAGATGACAGTTAGGCAAAATCTCGAGTTTGCTGGTCGTTGTCAAGGTGTTGGATTCAAATATGGTAAGTAGTAATTGAGTAAGAAAGAGCGGTGTTGTGCTCTTATGACCActaaaaacaaacttcaaaaataaaataaaaacagatatGCTAGTGGAGCTAGCAAGAAGGGAAAAGCTTGCAGGAATAGTACCAGATGAAGATCTTGATATATTTATGAAGGTAACTGTTGTATATTAAAATCTCATTTTCTATGTTTAATCACACCCTTGATTcgtgttagtttttttttagtcTTTAGCTCTCGGGGGACAAGAGACAAGCCTCGTCGTGGAGTATATTATGAAGGTACCAATTCAAACTTATATAGCTTGGTGACCATTTCCTATAGTTTCTTCTTCAAACTCTTTTCTGAAATTCTCATTACATCCAACAAAGATCTTAGGGTTGGACACATGTGCTGACACATTGGTTGGTGATGAGATGATCAAAGGAATCTCAGGAGGACAGAAGAAACGGCTCACGacaggtgtgtgtgtgtgtttgtgttgtCATTCTTTTATGTCTTTTCATGTAAGATGATTTTTAGCTAATTGAGAGTGGATATTTGAAAAATCACAGGGGAACTGTTAGTAGGTCCAGCAAGAGTCCTTTTCATGGATGAAATATCCAACGGTTTAGATAGTTCAACGACTCATCAGATAATCATGCATCTGAGGCATTCGACTCACGCGCTTGAAGGAACCACTGTCATCTCTTTGCTTCAACCTTCTCCCGAGACATACGAGTTGTTCGATGATGTTATCCTTATGTCCGAGGGACAGATCATCTACCAGGGCCCACGTGAAGAGGTTCTTGACTTCTTTTCTTCCTTGGGGTTCACCTGCCCTGAGAGGAAGAACGTGGCTGATTTCTTGCAAGAGGTAACTTCCAAGAAAGACCAGCAGCAGTACTGGTCAGTCCCTTTTAGGCCTTACCGCTACGTACCACCAGGGAAGTTTGCTGAAGCTTTTCGTTCGTTTCAAACCGGTAAGAAGTTGGCAAAGAAACTTGACGTTCCCTTTGACAAACGTTTCAACCATTCAGCCGCTTTGTCTACATCTCAATACGGTGTTAAGAGGAGTGAACTTCTCAAGATCAACTTCTCTTGGCAGAAGCAACTCATGAAGCAGAATGCATTTATTTACGTCTTCAAGTTCGTGCAGCTTCTTTTAGTTGCACTGATCACGATGACCGTCTTTTGCCGGACAACGATGCATCACAGCACTATAGATGATGGCAACATATATCTTGGGTCGCTTTACTTCTCCATGGTGATCATTCTCTTTAACGGATTCACAGAGGTTCCAATGCTGGTAGCCAAGCTTCCGGTTCTTTATAAGCACCGAGACTTGCATTTTTACCCGAGCTGGGCTTATACGTTACCTTCCTGGCTTTTGAGTATTCCTACTTCAGTTATAGAGTCTGCCACATGGGTGGCAGTCACGTATTATACAATCGGATACGATCCAAACTTCTCCAGGTAACATAACATttaataaagaattttttttaattgcattAAGAAAAAAGGAGTTTAATGGGTGAACAAACACTTTGTCTGATCATCTTCAGGTTTCTTCAGCAGTTCTTGCTGTATTTCCTTCTGCATCAGATGTCATTGAGTCTTTTCCGTGTGATGGGTTCTTTAGGCCGACATATGATAGTTGCTAATACGTTTGGGTCTTTTGCAATGCTGGTGGTCATGACTCTTGGAGGCTTTATAATTTCCAGAGGTTTGGAGTCAGTTCCTTAaaactttctttcttttattagCTACAATGAATATTCATTcattttctcttgttttttttttatttctcagATAGCATACCCACTTGGTGGATTTGGGGTTACTGGGTCTCTCCGTTGATGTATGCTCAAAACGCTGCTTCTGTGAACGAGTTTCTCAGTCCTTCTTGGCAAAAGGTTGAAAAATATTTACCTAAAATATCTTACTAGAACCTTATAGATTCTGGTACATATactaatgtattttttttttctgtctatGAAGAGAGCTGGGAATCACACCAGCGACTCTCTTGGTGTGGCATTGCTACGAGAAAGAAGTTTGTTCTCTGAGAAGTATTGGTATTGGATTGGTGTTGGTGCTTTGCTCGGATACACCATTCTTTTCAATTTGCTCTTTACATTCTTCTTAGCTTACCTCAACCGTAAGCTTctccttctttttttctttctaccCTAAAATCATCAACATTTTTGCTAATCTTTggtcataaatatttatagctTTGGGTAAGTTACAAGCTGTTGTATCCAGAGAAGAGTTGGACGAGAGAGATAGGAAAAGGAAAGGAGATGAGTTTGTTGTGGAACTAAGAGAGTACTTACAGCATTCAGGCTCACTACATGGTGAtaggaacaaaacaaaaatgttattCTATTCTATACGCTGAACTCAATGAAAAAAGcctaattaattattttatacttaTGTCTATCCAGGAAAGTATTTCAAGAATAGAGGCATGGTTCTACCGTTTCAACCCCTCTCTTTGTCCTTCAGCAATATCAATTACTATGTGGATGTTCCCTTGGTATGTAACAAACAATGGTTAGGTGTTTgaatgcatttttttttaatttttcttgcTCATGATTTTTTAGGGACTAAAAGAACAAGGGATACTAGAAGATAGATTGCAGCTGCTTGTGAATATTACTGGAGCTTTTAAACCAGGCGTGCTTACAGCGTTGGTGGGAGTAAGTGGTGCTGGCAAAACAACGCTCATGGATGTTTTAGCCGGAAGAAAAACCGGTGGGACAATCGAAGGAGATGTGTACATATCTGGTTTCCCAAAAAGGCAAGAAACTTTTGCAAGAATCTCAGGTTACTGTGAGCAGAACGATGTTCACTCTCCATGCCTCACTGTTGTTGAGTCTCTGCTTTTCTCTGCATGCCTTCGTTTACCATCAGATATTGACTCTGAGACACAAAAGGTAAACAAACAATGTTTAATTCCAATTATCTTTCCAAACAATGTTGCTGGCTGACATATCTCAAACTTTTATAGGCATTTGTCCATGAGGTGATGGAGCTAGTGGAGCTAAACTCATTGAGTGGAGCATTGGTGGGACTACCTGGAGTTGATGGCTTATCAACCGAACAGAGGAAAAGGTTGACTATTGCGGTTGAGCTAGTTGCAAACCCTTCTATAGTGTTTATGGATGAGCCAACTTCGGGATTGGATGCAAGAGCTGCTGCCATTGTGATGAGGACTGTGAGAAATATTGTTAACACTGGACGAACCATCGTCTGCACCATTCATCAGCCTAGCATTGATATTTTCGAATCATTCGACGAAGTTAGTTTCTTCTGAATCAAAACATTCTGCAGAAATAGTTCATCCTAATGTTCATTGTTATATTAATGCAGCTTTTGTTCATGAAACGTGGTGGTGAACTTATATACGCTGGTCCACTTGGCCAGAGATCTTGTGACCTTATCAAATATTTCGAGGTAGCATTACACTGAACTAAGAGAATACATGTAGAATCTTCTAAGTcttgatctgtttttttttcatttagtgTATTGAAGGGGTGCAAAAGATCAAAGCCGGGCATAATCCAGCAGCATGGATGCTTGATGTCACCTCAACGACAGAGGAAGAACGACTTGGTCTTGATTTTGCTGAAATTTACAAGAACTCAAATCTGTGTCGGTATGTGACTCTCTTTCTTTCCTCCATCAAGTTAAAGCTTTTGTTTACTTTTAACTAACATTTTTGTTTCATGTCTCTAGACGCAACAAGGAGCTGGTGGAAGGCCTCAGCAAGCCAAGTAATGTATCAAAAGAACTCGAGTTTCCGACCAGATACTCTCAGTCTTTCTACAGTCAGTTTGTTGCTTGCCTGTGGAAACAAAACCTGTCTTATTGGCGAAACCCGCAGTACACCGCGGTCCGGTTCTTTTACACTGTGGTCATCTCTCTCATGCTTGGCACAATCTGTTGGAAATTCGGCGCCAAGAGGTAGTGTAATTTTACAAACCTCCATCATCATCCACTTAAGCAAGCTAACATTCTTCTAACCACTCATTCACATTAACATGTAAAAAAGGGACACTCAacaagatttattcaactcaaTGGGATCGATGTACGCTGCGGTTCTCTTCATTGGAATCACTAACGCAACTGCTGCACAGCCAGTTGTTTCCATTGAAAGATTTGTTTCGTACCGCGAGAGAGCAGCGGGAATGTACTCTGCACTTCCCTTTGCATTTGCACaggtcatttaaaaaaaaaacatctgtttttttttttaaatttgaagaattcaattattaaaaaaaaagattggtattttttttgttttggcagGTGTTTATAGAGTTTCCGTACGTGCTAGCCCAATCAACTATATACAGTAGCATATTCTATGCGATGGCCTCATTCGAATGGTCGGCTGTGAAGTTCTTGTGGTACTTATTCTTCATGTACTTTTCTATAATGTACTTCACATTCTACGGGATGATGACCACAGCCATCACCCCGAACCACAACGTTGCCTCTATTATTGCTGCCCCTTTCTACATGCTCTGGAACCTCTTCAGCGGTTTCATGATCCCTTACAAGGTAATATTTAGCTTAAAGATCCTACAAAAAGATTGTAGTGTgtttttttaacctttttgtcTTTGGACAGAGGATACCATTATGGTGGAGATGGTACTATTGGGCAAACCCGGTGGCGTGGACACTGTACGGTTTATTGGTGTCACAGTACGGGGATGATGAGAGAGAGGTGAAGCTATCGGACGGTGTTCATAAAGTCATGGTGAAACAACTACTCGAGGAAGTGATGGGATACAAACATGACTTCCTTGGTGTCTCTGCTATTATGGTCGTAGCCTTTTGCGTCTTCTTCTCGGTCGTCTTTGCTTTCTCCATTAAAACCTTCAATTTCCAAAGAAGATGATTGATTACCAGTTTCTCAACATATCAAACCAACTCTCTTTACATTTTATTAATCTATACATATACCAAAACAGACCAgcctatttatttatttgtatattggAGATTTCATGCCCCCAAAAATGTTGGGGGTATTGCTGTATAACTTTCTTCCACTCTTACATGTAAGGATCAATAAGAGCTTTTGTGTTgtgtattattttttatcttctGATCATTTCTTAGTAAATGTGTATAGACTTATCTAAAACCATTAGAGCATGAAAGTAGAATCATAAACTTTATATGCCACTGgcaataaaattgaaaatttaagataaatctTAAGATAAATCTTCAAGGACTTAGCCAACAAGCAACGATGTGACTTTATAAGTGATATTGTCAGTTCATATATACACCTTACACAAACCAACACCACTCATTCATCCTTACAAAAGTAGCCGTAtcagccaaaaaaaaagaagaagctcatAAACAAAGCAAGTAACAGGTTGTCCCAAAAGATCAAACATTCATTCATACATCATTAATTTCCAGCTTTCTTCGCTTCGTTGTTCGTCCAGACTACATTCTCCAGAGAATTAGATAGCTTCTTATAAAActgcaaacacacacacaccatTCATTATTACCTCTGCTTAGCTTTATCAAAACAAGTACTAAACCTTATATGATCTCAATCTATAAACCAAGCTATGGAGTTTTTTACCTTGTGGAATTCGAGAGTGTCCCCTTTTGATTTCGAGACTTGAACCATATGAAGACTTGGCGCTACTTGGAATATCTGTTTGTCAAACCATACACACTTATAATCAGTAACTCCTAAGCCATTCACTTTAAACATGTCCAGTCTCAGATATAACTAATATACACCTCTGTTGCCACATTGAGGTTCCCTTTTCTCCCAGCCTTCACATTCTCAAGCCTCATCTGATTTTTTAAGTAAATACTAGAGATTAgttatttgctttttttttcactttttactAGAGTTTTTTTTCCACTGACCTTGTAGTTCTTCTTTTGCACATCAAACCCGAGAGGCTTTGCAGCTTCTTCTATCTTGTCGATGATTTCGTTCGCGCCTCCTCTCAGAGTTATCCTTGTTTCTCTCTTAAATTCCTGATttgtaaaaaaacaaacaaaatatagatTTATTAGTCATCTGAATTTACATATACAAAACAAGCCAGTTCTTTTGTAGGAagacaaacacacacaaaaacctGTTCTGGATCAATCAGGTTTTCCAAGTTAAGCCCCCTTGACATTGAAATGATCTCAAATGCATTGATTGCAGCTGGCTGCTCTTCCTTTTTCTCGGTTACATGATGTTCCTGTTAGAAGACCAATCATATGATGTTATATTACTCTTaatacaaaatgaaataaataaataaaaaaatattcaaacctCGGAGTCCTTGAAAACAGCATCAACATCGTCCATGTTTGAATCATCGTTCTCCTCAAACACTGGAGGCTTGTAATCTTTCTTGAACCATTCATCTTCGAAGACCTCTTGTAGTGTTACACGCTGACACACAACAACTAACTCTTAGTAGACAAAGAAGACAGACTTCTAATTTTTAACAAATGTACTACTTACAGTCATGGGGTTGGGATCTAAGATTCGAGTGATCAGTTTCATGGCGCCAAGTGATAGCCATGGAGGACAGTCGAATTCACCAGATGAAATctgcaaaacataaaaatactaAGGGATTGCTTGGAAatattcaaaatctaaaaaaggggagaatttgtttttgagttttttgcTCACTTTCTTATAAAGATTCATTAGATTAGAATCATCAAAAGGCAAGTAACCTGCAAGCAGGACATAGAGTATAACACCACATGACCACATGTCTGCTGTTGCTCCATCGTAGCCTCCGTCGTTAAGAACCTTCAAGAAAGAACCCACAAAAAGATTAGAGATCTTTACTCACATATATAACCAAAGAAAAATGATGTTGTTACCTCAGGAGCAACGTAGTTTGGAGTTCCACAGGATGTATGAAGGAGTCCATCATCCCTAACTTGCTGAGACAAAGCACTCAATCCAAAATCTGAGATCTTGAGGTTTCCGTAAGCATCCAATAGCAAATTTTCAGGCTGACATATAACACATAACACACGGAATATTAGTGAATCAATTGTTTGTTAAAACattaattaagtaaaataaCTTTTCTTTGAATGGGGGTAAGTAAACCTTGAGATCTCTATGGTAAACACCTCTGCTATGACAGTAGTCCACAGCATGCACAAGCTGTTGAAAATATCTACGAGCTTCATCTTCTTTCATCCTCCCATCATTCACCTTCACAATAATCAGATTCTCTCAGTTTATAAATGTGACACCACAACAACCCATAGTCACAATATTGCTAACAACTTACAATCTTATCAAACAGCTCTCCTCCTGTAACATACTCCAAGATGATGAATATCTTTGTCTTGCTTGCCATCACCTGCAAAAATCACAgagatattattaaataaatttttaattaaaaaataaacaaaaaaaaaaggggtgCTGTTACCTCATACAATTGAACAACATTGGGATGCTTAATCAACTTCATAGTAGCTATCTCTCTTCTGATCTGTAAAACAAGAATCaataattaagcaaaaaaaaaaacagtagcTCCTGATAAAATcaaaagagacagagagagaataGAGGACCTGTTCAGACATCTTGTGCTTGAGGACTTTCTCTTTATCAAGAATCTTGAGGGCAACAGGTTCGCCAGTTTCAGAGTTTCTTGCAAACTTGACTTTAGCAAAAGTGCCTTCCCCAATTGTTCTTCCCACTTCGTACTTGCCTACTCTACGCTTAACTTGCTGCCTCCGATTCATTTTCCACTAAATCACAGATTTAGAAAGCTTACAAGACTCCCACCAAATGCTAAGAACCTCCAAAACAAAGATTACTCCAAAATCAACACAAGATTTAGAATGAAAGAAGCAAAACTGAAGCTGAAGAATCAAGAGAGGATTTAATGAGTCAAGAAGAACCAAGACATTGAGAGATAGACAGATAATATATcaccatatatataaatttataatattaataataatagtaagacAGCTgcaatatatctatattttatttttaccttaTTTTATAATCCCAAAAATAAGCttagtttttttcctttttttgggaTCAGCACAGAAGGAAAGATCTGAAAGCTGCAGGGGATTGAAATGGCCTTTGAGAGAGACGAAGAGGCAGAGAATATACACGATGATGATCAAGACCAAgattgattttctttttctttttattatgtaTATTAGTTAAGAAAAACTTACAGTTTTGCTTGATAGAGTTAAGGGACAAAGATCCTTACAATAGAAAGAATCAATGGCTGTTTCAAGTTGTAGAGTTTAACCACTgaacgacaaaaaaaaacttaaacttatTCAAGATTTGGGATGAAACTCaatttgtatttgttttctccttttctgtcaaatctttatttttaataaaaaaatatcgtTTTCACGTGTATATGTGCATGAATGTATGATTCACgatgacaaaacaaaacagcaTATTCcaataaattttaactaattgCGGCGAATTTGTTGCGAGACATGTGATAAAAATGGCAACTGCCTCTCTGATACCCTATCAGTAAAGAGACGGGAGAGTGAAGAGTAACTGACTTAGCCAAATAAGCCCACAAGTTGTGTCTGCTAATGGCCTGTAATGTATACGGCTTATGCACTACTCCTTGAAACTGTTTATTCTCTATAAACTGAAACATACATTTGTTTCCTCCGTTGTAAACCTCCGAGTCTATCCCATAAAACGTTCATAAGGAACTGCAAAAACAGTCCCTCGAGAGTTACTAGAAGTCGTAGAAGAAACTGTCGATATCAATAATGACGAAAGAGTCCAAAGGTTTCATGAGAAACTGCAACAAATTGCCCCTAGAGACACAATTCAAGGTCTTACAACAGAACACGACCAAACGTtgcattaaacaaaaaaaaactaatttgaCCCATTTTTCCTCAGTTTAGTCAGCATCCATCTCCTCGAGTGCAGTTTTAGCTGCCGTCTTTGCTTCTTCCAGAAGATCATCAGGGACCTACGATGAGACCCAATTTTAAGataaccttttttatttttttgaatcatCAATAAGCAGAGCGTTTATTAAAGAAGTAGTACCTTCTGATGCTCTCGTTTAGACTCCTCACATATCCAGCTCATCTCCAATTCAAATGCCTTGTCTTTGGCTTCATCATGTAGCTTGTAAATGCTGCACATGAAACTCACCATTAGACCTTTGCAACAACCCAGGATTCAGAAGCAAAATGGTTACTATTGAAATCGAGAGTATAATGACTGCTCACATTTTCGCCACTTCAATAACGCCTTCTTTGCATGTCATCTCAGATAATTTCAGTTTCTCAATTTCCCTGCATGAAATCTTGATCCATCAGAAACACTTGTATGCATAAATAACGCCTTCTACAGATCAAAAATAGCCAAAAGCTATGCAATCCAGAAACACGTGTTGTAAAGTTCAAACTCCATTCATTAACAATAAAAGCTAAACTGATCCTTGATTAATCAGAATCAGCGTCTGGTTGCTTATGAAGTTAGTTAGAATTTCAGATACCATAGTAACAAAACAACCAATTCAAGTTCACACAGTAACTTACGTTTTAGCAGCTTGTTTGCCTTTGCCAATCGCAGCACCAAAATATCTCTGCAGGATAAGaatccataaaataaaaaagcttgAAGACATCAGATATATATC
It encodes:
- the LOC108848287 gene encoding CBL-interacting serine/threonine-protein kinase 3; the protein is MNRRQQVKRRVGKYEVGRTIGEGTFAKVKFARNSETGEPVALKILDKEKVLKHKMSEQIRREIATMKLIKHPNVVQLYEVMASKTKIFIILEYVTGGELFDKIVNDGRMKEDEARRYFQQLVHAVDYCHSRGVYHRDLKPENLLLDAYGNLKISDFGLSALSQQVRDDGLLHTSCGTPNYVAPEVLNDGGYDGATADMWSCGVILYVLLAGYLPFDDSNLMNLYKKISSGEFDCPPWLSLGAMKLITRILDPNPMTRVTLQEVFEDEWFKKDYKPPVFEENDDSNMDDVDAVFKDSEEHHVTEKKEEQPAAINAFEIISMSRGLNLENLIDPEQEFKRETRITLRGGANEIIDKIEEAAKPLGFDVQKKNYKMRLENVKAGRKGNLNVATEIFQVAPSLHMVQVSKSKGDTLEFHKFYKKLSNSLENVVWTNNEAKKAGN
- the LOC108855085 gene encoding ABC transporter G family member 32, yielding MWNSTENAFSRSTSFKDEVEEEEELRWVALQRLPTYSRIRRGIFRDKIGEHKEIRIGNLEASDQRLLLDRLVNSVDHDPQLFFARVRKRFDAVDLKFPKIEVRFQNLMVESFVHVGSRALPTIPNFIINMAEAFLRNIRLYGGKRSKLTILDNVSGIIRPSRLTLLLGPPSSGKTTLLLSLAGRLGNTLQTSGKITYNGYDLKEIVAPRTSAYVSQQDWHVAEMTVRQNLEFAGRCQGVGFKYDMLVELARREKLAGIVPDEDLDIFMKSLALGGQETSLVVEYIMKILGLDTCADTLVGDEMIKGISGGQKKRLTTGELLVGPARVLFMDEISNGLDSSTTHQIIMHLRHSTHALEGTTVISLLQPSPETYELFDDVILMSEGQIIYQGPREEVLDFFSSLGFTCPERKNVADFLQEVTSKKDQQQYWSVPFRPYRYVPPGKFAEAFRSFQTGKKLAKKLDVPFDKRFNHSAALSTSQYGVKRSELLKINFSWQKQLMKQNAFIYVFKFVQLLLVALITMTVFCRTTMHHSTIDDGNIYLGSLYFSMVIILFNGFTEVPMLVAKLPVLYKHRDLHFYPSWAYTLPSWLLSIPTSVIESATWVAVTYYTIGYDPNFSRFLQQFLLYFLLHQMSLSLFRVMGSLGRHMIVANTFGSFAMLVVMTLGGFIISRDSIPTWWIWGYWVSPLMYAQNAASVNEFLSPSWQKRAGNHTSDSLGVALLRERSLFSEKYWYWIGVGALLGYTILFNLLFTFFLAYLNPLGKLQAVVSREELDERDRKRKGDEFVVELREYLQHSGSLHGKYFKNRGMVLPFQPLSLSFSNINYYVDVPLGLKEQGILEDRLQLLVNITGAFKPGVLTALVGVSGAGKTTLMDVLAGRKTGGTIEGDVYISGFPKRQETFARISGYCEQNDVHSPCLTVVESLLFSACLRLPSDIDSETQKAFVHEVMELVELNSLSGALVGLPGVDGLSTEQRKRLTIAVELVANPSIVFMDEPTSGLDARAAAIVMRTVRNIVNTGRTIVCTIHQPSIDIFESFDELLFMKRGGELIYAGPLGQRSCDLIKYFECIEGVQKIKAGHNPAAWMLDVTSTTEEERLGLDFAEIYKNSNLCRRNKELVEGLSKPSNVSKELEFPTRYSQSFYSQFVACLWKQNLSYWRNPQYTAVRFFYTVVISLMLGTICWKFGAKRDTQQDLFNSMGSMYAAVLFIGITNATAAQPVVSIERFVSYRERAAGMYSALPFAFAQVFIEFPYVLAQSTIYSSIFYAMASFEWSAVKFLWYLFFMYFSIMYFTFYGMMTTAITPNHNVASIIAAPFYMLWNLFSGFMIPYKRIPLWWRWYYWANPVAWTLYGLLVSQYGDDEREVKLSDGVHKVMVKQLLEEVMGYKHDFLGVSAIMVVAFCVFFSVVFAFSIKTFNFQRR